CGTTTGCCGTATTTTGCGCAATTTCTCCCGGCAAAAAAAGTATAAAAATAGAAGAAGGGCTGTTCAAAAGATGCGTAAAAAAAAATATTTTGATAAATATTGCCGATAAGCCGGAATTTTGCACATTTACCCTGCCCGCCCTTGTTTCAAGGGGGGAATTCGATATAGCTATTTTTACCGGCGGATTAAGCCCAAGGCTTGCTAAAAAAATAAAAGAGGATCTGGAAAAGGTTTATGGCAGCGAATATGATACTTATGTTAAAATTCTCGGCTTAATAAGGCATGAAATCAAGATGAAAAAATGGCCTCAGAGCAAAAATCAAAAACTTTTTGAAGAATTAGTCGATTCTGACCTTTTTGAACTCGTCAAAGATAAAAAATATTCTGAAATTAGCCTTTTTATAAGTAATTTTATACAGAGAGCCCAAGCATGATATTTATGACCGCAGGAGAACTATATCTAATCCCGTTTTTTATTTATGTTTTTTCTTATATGTTTATTCTATTAAGAAAAAAAAGATTTTATCAGGTTTTTATATCGTTAATTTATGCGGGATTTATCATTCAAAGTTTAATTTTTTTTATATGGCTGAACCTTCGCGGATTTAAAGGTATGATGTCGGTAGATTGGATTGTTTTCTTTAATGCATGGATTATTATGATTGTGGTTGTTTTGTTTAATCTCTTTTACAAAGCAAAATATATCCTGATATATATAACCCCTATTGTTGCAATAAATTTATTAATAGGCTTTTTTGCTCCCCATGTTTATATTAACATTAAATCAATTTTTTCAAACTTCGATCAGGCTATTCTTTTAATCCATATAATTCTTATATTAATCGGGGATTCACTATTTGCTCTTGCTTTTATAATTTCTTTAATATATATTTTTCAAGAAAGAAGGATTAAGATTAAGAAAAACTTAAAATTATTCGATAAAAAAAATCATCCATTCGACGAGGTTTTTTATCAGGGCAAGGGCTATAATTTGGAGTTATTGGACAACATGAATTACCAGTGCTTAAAAATAGGTTTCCCTTTAATTACCATCG
This is a stretch of genomic DNA from Candidatus Acidulodesulfobacterium ferriphilum. It encodes these proteins:
- a CDS encoding bifunctional precorrin-2 dehydrogenase/sirohydrochlorin ferrochelatase; protein product: MKYYPVNLNIYNKKVLVVGGGMVATRKAERLAERGADITIVSPEISPEIAGFVKQSMVRWVDRTYKAGDEKGAFAVFCAISPGKKSIKIEEGLFKRCVKKNILINIADKPEFCTFTLPALVSRGEFDIAIFTGGLSPRLAKKIKEDLEKVYGSEYDTYVKILGLIRHEIKMKKWPQSKNQKLFEELVDSDLFELVKDKKYSEISLFISNFIQRAQA